The Xenopus tropicalis strain Nigerian chromosome 2, UCB_Xtro_10.0, whole genome shotgun sequence genome window below encodes:
- the eif2s3 gene encoding eukaryotic translation initiation factor 2 subunit 3, which produces MAGDEPGVTLGQPHLSRQDLATLNVSKLTPLSPEIISRQATINIGTIGHVAHGKSTVVKAISGVHTVRFKNELERNITIKLGYANAKIYQLDDPSCSRPECYRSCGSSTPDEFPTDIPNTKGNFKLVRHVSFVDCPGHDILMATMLNGAAVMDAALLLIAGNESCPQPQTSEHLAAIEIMKLKHILILQNKIDLVKESQAKEQYEQILAFVQGTVAEGAPIIPISAQLKYNIEVVCEYIVKKIPVPLRDFISEPRLIVIRSFDVNKPGCEVDDLKGGVAGGSILKGVLKVGQEIEVRPGIVSKDSEGKLMCKPIFSKIVSLFAEHNDLQYAAPGGLIGVGTKIDPTLCRADRMVGQVLGAVGALPEIFTELEISYFLLRRLLGVRIEGDKKAAKVQKLSKNEVLMVNIGSLSTGGRVSAVKADLGKIVLTNPVCTEVGEKIALSRRVEKHWRLIGWGQIRRGVTIKPTVDDD; this is translated from the exons aatgtttcTAAGCTGACACCGCTCTCGCCAGAAATCATCAGCCGGCAAGCCACAATTAACATAG GCACCATAGGTCACGTAGCCCATGGAAAATCAACTGTAGTTAAAGCTATTTCTGGGGTTCACACTGTCCGATTTaaaaatgagctggagagaaATATTACCATCAAGCTGGGATATGCCAATGCCAAG ATTTACCAACTTGATGATCCTAGCTGTTCTCGGCCTGAATGCTATCGATCGTGTGGGAGCAGCACTCCAGATGAGTTTCCAACTGATATCCCTAACACCAAGGGCAACTTTAAATTGGTCAG ACATGTTTCTTTTGTGGATTGCCCAGGCCACGATATTTTGATGGCTACTATGTTAAACGGTGCCGCTGTTATGGATGCAGCTTTATTGTTAATAG CTGGTAATGAGTCTTGTCCACAGCCTCAGACATCAGAACACCTGGCTGCTATAGAAATCATGAAATTAAAACACATACTAATTTTACAAAACAAGATTGATTTGGTCAAAGAAAGTCAAGCAAAAGAACAGTATGAGCAGATCCTTGCATTTGTACAAG GTACAGTTGCAGAAGGAGCACCTATCATTCCAATCTCTGCTCAGCTAAAGTACAATATTGAAGTAGTTTGCGAATACATAGTAAAGAAAATCCCTGTGCCCCTACGAGACTTCATCTCTGAGCCCAGGCTCATTG ttATTAGATCTTTTGATGTCAACAAGCCAGGATGTGAAGTTGATGACCTTAAAGGTGGTGTGGCTGGGGGCAGTATTCTTAAAGGTGTATTAAAG GTGGGGCAAGAAATTGAAGTGCGGCCTGGTATTGTCTCAAAAGACAGTGAAGGGAAACTCATGTGCAAGCCAATATTTTCCAAAATTGTGTCTTTGTTTGCAGAACACAATGATCTACAATATGCAGCTCCTGGGGGCCTTATTG GTGTTGGTACCAAGATTGATCCAACATTGTGCCGTGCTGATCGTATGGTGGGTCAGGTTTTAGGAGCAGTGGGTGCTCTGCCTGAAATCTTCACAGAGCTGGAAATCTCCTACTTCCTTCTGCGACGACTTCTTGGTGTGCGCATTGAAGGGGATAAGAAGGCTGCAAAG GTACAAAAGCTGTCCAAGAATGAGGTTCTGATGGTCAACATTGGCTCTTTGTCCACTGGCGGTCGTGTTAGTGCAGTCAAAGCTGATTTAGGGAAAATTGTCCTGACAAACCCAGTGTGCACAGAAGTAGGAGAGAAAATTGCCCTTAGCCGAAGAGTGGAAAAGCACTGGCG